One stretch of Alcaligenes faecalis DNA includes these proteins:
- the lolA gene encoding outer membrane lipoprotein chaperone LolA, giving the protein MKIKTLLVSMLLAAIPALTMAASASEQLRSFVQDVRAAKGEFSQRTVDSNGQSKGAPQSGQFVFQRPGQFKWHVQRPYEQLIVSDGKVLYQYDPDLAQVTERGVDQSIGASPAAILFGTGNLEESFRLAEQDARDGLEWIRATPLQSDAGFSYVDIGFKGREPRRLELQDSFGQTTYIDFTNLDPNPRITLGTFTFKAPAGVDVVSMP; this is encoded by the coding sequence ATGAAGATTAAGACACTGCTGGTCAGCATGCTGCTGGCCGCTATACCTGCCTTGACCATGGCCGCTTCGGCCAGCGAACAATTGCGCTCTTTTGTGCAGGATGTACGTGCTGCAAAAGGCGAGTTTTCCCAGCGTACGGTCGATAGCAACGGCCAGTCCAAAGGGGCACCGCAATCCGGGCAATTCGTGTTTCAGCGCCCCGGCCAGTTCAAATGGCATGTGCAACGTCCTTATGAGCAGTTGATTGTGTCGGACGGCAAGGTGCTTTACCAATACGACCCGGATCTGGCCCAGGTCACCGAGCGCGGTGTGGATCAATCCATTGGCGCTTCGCCTGCCGCGATCCTGTTTGGCACGGGCAATCTGGAAGAGTCCTTCCGCCTGGCCGAGCAAGATGCACGAGATGGCTTGGAGTGGATCCGGGCAACGCCTTTGCAAAGTGATGCGGGTTTCTCTTACGTGGATATCGGCTTCAAAGGTCGTGAGCCGCGTCGTCTGGAATTGCAGGATTCGTTTGGGCAAACTACCTATATCGACTTCACCAATCTGGACCCTAATCCCCGTATTACCTTGGGCACTTTTACATTCAAGGCACCTGCCGGGGTTGATGTTGTCTCCATGCCTTGA